Proteins from one Juglans microcarpa x Juglans regia isolate MS1-56 chromosome 6S, Jm3101_v1.0, whole genome shotgun sequence genomic window:
- the LOC121236632 gene encoding LOW QUALITY PROTEIN: probable methyltransferase At1g27930 (The sequence of the model RefSeq protein was modified relative to this genomic sequence to represent the inferred CDS: deleted 2 bases in 1 codon; substituted 3 bases at 3 genomic stop codons) — protein MESVQPDETLGEEFNKVQFDDKQPGISLHALVGSQNSKTMRIKGKVMNQLIVVLIDSRSTHNFLDPSVVKKRNIPVLEEERVRVKVANGEEISTEGRLCGNRSSPLRNCLQYFSYYLVTSGFTKTQPKTSTNAIILTENEFMLLSNVISHKAPXNLLIFGLVPQYLYLSQINTCGITIFLEDEYNTXKQINANSNSTRTYKVEYQILGKKAYKLLKHARQNSACAPSXGLLQESKCQFALTTLPQDVYQHNWDLTLVDGPSGDTPLEPGRMETIYIASMIPRSGNTIDVVIHGVHRMIERWFSWSFLCEENLVSSKGKQWVFRIRGQLNSTTFFTTKTVVIE, from the exons ATGGAAAGTGTACAGCCAGATGAAACATTAGGAGAAGAGTTTAATAAAGTGCAATTTGATGATAAACAACCAGGAATATCTCTCCATGCTTTGGTGGGTTCACAAAATTCCAAAACCATGAGAATTAAGGGGAAGGTGATGAATCAATTGATTGTAGTGCTGATAGACTCAAGAAGCACCCATAACTTCTTGGACCCTTCAGTGGTGAAGAAAAGGAATATCCCAGTGCTGGAAGAGGAAAGGGTGAGGGTCAAGGTGGCCAATGGTGAAGAAATTTCCACTGAGGGAAG GCTCTGTGGAAACC GTTCCTCCCCTCTGAGGAATTGTTTACAGTATTTCTCTTACTATCTTGTTACATCGGGCTTCAcaaaaactcaaccaaaaaCCTCTACCAACGCGATCATCCTCACAGAAAATGAATTTATGCTTCTGTCAAATGTTATTTCCCACAAAGCTCCCTAAAACCTGCTAATTTTTGGGCTTGTACCCCAATATCTATACCTGTCACAAATCAATACATGTGGCATCACCATCTTTCTAGAGGATGAATAC AATACCTAGAAACAAATCAATGCAAATTCAAATAGCACTCGAACGTACAAGGTTGAATACCAGATACTTGGAAAGAAGGCTTACAAGCTGCTCAAGCATGCAAGGCAGAATTCAGCCTGTGCACCTAGCTAAGGACTGCTTCAAGAATCAAAATGCCAGTTTGCATTGACAACCTTGCCACAAGATGTATATCAACATAATTGGGATTTGACGCTGGTGGATGGACCGAGTGGAGATACACCATTGGAACCAGGTAGGATGGAAACAATCTATATTGCTAGTATGATACCAAGATCTGGGAACACAATAGATGTAGTCATACATGGCGTCCATAGAATGATTGAAAGGTGGTTTTCATGGAGTTTTCTATGCGAGGAGAACTTGGTTTCTTCCAAAGGGAAACAATGGGTTTTCAGGATCAGAGGTCAATTAAATTCTACAACGTTTTTCACTACTAAAACTGTTGTGATAGAGTAA
- the LOC121236885 gene encoding zinc finger protein SHOOT GRAVITROPISM 5-like, with amino-acid sequence MEDHEDQKELQLLPSPNSVPSSSRMSSRSTDSSASLRYRSAVPDHHSSFEVPALDLQLSISLRPIQPPSDCVLAGPICASLYDDVMPETAGCVEALKWQAAEQIRLAAIEKAHAERVREMTRREMELAQSEFARARHMWERAREEVEKAERMKERATRQIADSTTTATCMEITCQSCRQRFRP; translated from the coding sequence atgGAAGATCATGAAGATCAAAAGGAGTTGCAGCTACTCCCTTCTCCAAACTCCGTACCTTCCTCATCACGCATGTCATCTCGGTCGACGGATTCTTCAGCTTCTCTAAGGTATCGATCAGCGGTGCCTGATCATCATAGTTCCTTCGAAGTCCCGGCACTAGACCTGCAGTTATCAATCAGTCTGAGGCCAATCCAGCCACCTTCTGATTGCGTTCTAGCCGGACCAATCTGTGCCTCCTTATACGACGATGTCATGCCGGAGACAGCGGGCTGCGTCGAGGCGTTGAAATGGCAGGCGGCAGAACAGATTCGGCTGGCGGCGATAGAGAAGGCGCATGcggagagagtgagggagatgACGAGGAGAGAAATGGAGTTGGCGCAGTCGGAGTTCGCGAGAGCAAGGCACATGTGGGAGAGGGCGAGGGAAGAGGTGGAAAAGGCAGAGAGAATGAAGGAGAGAGCGACGCGCCAGATAGCAGACTCTACTACTACTGCTACGTGCATGGAGATCACTTGCCAATCTTGCAGGCAAAGGTTCCGGCCATAG
- the LOC121237782 gene encoding ubiquitin-like modifier-activating enzyme 5: MEAELKELLHDLESLNQSLPDPSHRASIDKLRLRVEHLTSLEKSGPVRRLKVQDMSAEVVDSNPYSRLMALQRMGIVENYERIREFSVAIVGIGGVGSVAAEMLTRCGIGRLLLYDYDKVELANMNRLFFRPEQVGMTKTDAAVQTLSDINPDVVLESYTLNITTVQGFETFMSSLKNKSFCPRKEGSGVDLVLSCVDNYEARMAVNQACNELNQTWMESGVSEDAVSGHIQLLIPGETACFACAPPLIVASGIDERTLKREGVCAASLPTTMGVVAGLLVQNTLKFLLKFGHVSPYLGYNSLKDFFPTMEMKPNPQCSNAACLERQEEYFLAKPARDAALKAKMEAEDLSATEVSLHADNEWNISVVDDNELDSMGAASTDALPEGLVHELPSADEPQKLPGSEPPLTSIDDLEDLRRQLDALNSN; this comes from the exons CTACGATTACGAGTGGAGCATCTCACAAGTCTAGAAAAGTCAGGACCTGTTCGGCGTTTGAAAGTTCAG GATATGAGTGCAGAGGTGGTGGATAGCAATCCTTATAGTAGGCTAATGGCACTTCAGAGGATGGGAATTGTGGAGAACTATGAAAGAATACGGGAGTTCTCGGTTGCCATAGTT GGAATAGGTGGTGTCGGAAGTGTTGCTGCTGAGATGTTGACAAGGTGTGGTATAGGTCGACTGTTGTTATATGATTATGACAAAGTGGAGTTAGCAAACATGAATAGGTTATTCTTTCGTCCAGAACAG GTTGGTATGACAAAGACAGACGCCGCTGTCCAAACTCTCTCAGACATAAATCCTGATGTTGTGCTGGAG AGCTATACACTGAACATCACCACGGTGCAAGGTTTTGAAACGTTTATGTCAAGTTTGAAAAATAAGTCATTCTGCCCAAGGAAAGAAGGTAGTGGAGTGGATCTGGTCTTAAGCTGCGTGGATAATTATGAAGCAAGGATGGCTGTCAACCAG GCTTGCAATGAACTGAATCAGACGTGGATGGAGTCTG GTGTATCTGAGGATGCTGTTTCTGGTCATATTCAGTTGTTGATACCTGGTGAAACTGCCTGTTTTGCATGTGCACCTCCTCTG ATTGTGGCATCGGGAATAGATGAACGGACACTAAAGCGTGAAGGGGTTTGTGCTGCCTCTTTACCTACCACCATG GGAGTTGTTGCTGGGCTTCTTGTCCAGAACACACTTAAATTCTTGCTTAAGTTTGGACATGTTTCCCCGTACTTG GGATATAATTCTCTTAAAGACTTTTTCCCGACCATGGAAATGAAACCGAACCCTCAGTGTTCAAATGCAGCTTGTCTAGAACGACAG GAGGAGTATTTCTTGGCTAAGCCAGCCAGGGATGCTGCACTCAAGGCAAAGATGGAAGCTGAAGACTTATCTGCCACAGAAGTCTCACTTCATGCTGACAATGAATGGAACATAAG TGTCGTCGATGATAATGAGCTGGATAGCATGGGTGCAGCTAGTACTG ATGCTCTTCCAGAAGGTCTTGTTCATGAGCTCCCAAGTGCAGACGAGCCTCAAAAACTTCCAGGTTCTGAACCACCACTTACTTCTATCGATGATCTAGAAGATCTACGGAGGCAACTTGATGCTCTAAACTCTAATTGA